The proteins below are encoded in one region of Solenopsis invicta isolate M01_SB chromosome 8, UNIL_Sinv_3.0, whole genome shotgun sequence:
- the LOC105194516 gene encoding mitochondrial import inner membrane translocase subunit Tim17-B yields MEEYAREPCPWRIVDDCGGAFTMGVIGGAIFQSIKGFRNAPSGWRQRFTGSVVAIRQRAPIIAGNFAVWGGMFSTIDCTLVHFRGGKEDPYNSIISGAATGGILAARNGLPAMVGSAIIGGVLLALIEGVGICFTRLSAEQFKPPALVEDPSQFGPPPQGYPS; encoded by the coding sequence ATGGAAGAATATGCAAGAGAACCATGCCCTTGGCGAATAGTCGACGATTGTGGAGGTGCCTTTACAATGGGTGTCATAGGTGGAGCAATATTTCAAAGCATCAAAGGCTTCCGCAATGCACCAAGTGGATGGAGGCAACGTTTTACAGGCAGTGTTGTAGCGATTAGGCAACGAGCACCGATCATCGCAGGAAATTTTGCAGTATGGGGCGGAATGTTTTCCACAATTGATTGCACATTAGTTCATTTTAGAGGTGGAAAAGAAGATCCTTATAACTCGATCATCAGTGGTGCGGCAACTGGTGGAATTTTAGCTGCGAGAAACGGCTTACCAGCGATGGTAGGCAGTGCAATCATTGGAGGAGTGCTTTTGGCACTGATAGAAGGTGTAGGAATTTGTTTCACACGTCTCTCTGCTGAACAATTCAAACCACCAGCATTGGTTGAAGATCCATCGCAATTTGGTCCACCACCGCAAGGCTATCCATCATAA
- the LOC105194515 gene encoding uncharacterized protein LOC105194515, protein MSKEVRISAHEMAQYRERLMSQKEFLTDILSKIDKQILALQVERLHLKNTLLGTEYSAREILPDAMTKSNCVKIEPVTDESRNLTKQLDLSVAPAFDNFDEETEDEDQLLI, encoded by the exons ACGAATTTCTGCGCATGAAATGGCGCAATATCGTGAACGGTTAATGAGCCAGAAGGAATTTTTGACTGACATACTATCTAAAATTGACAAACAAATACTTGCCTTACAg gttgaacgattacatttgaaGAACACTTTACTTGGAACAGAATATTCAGCCCGAGAAATACTGCCAGATGCAATGACAAAAAGCAATTGTGTAAAAATTGAGCCAGTAACAGACGAGTCAAGAAATCTAACAAAACAGTTAGATTTATCTGTAGCACCAGCCTTCGATAATTTTGACGAAGAGACGGAAGACGAAGATCAACTTttgatttaa